One Streptomyces sp. RPA4-2 genomic window carries:
- a CDS encoding MerR family transcriptional regulator → MLIGEVARRSGVSARMLRHYESLGLVRPSGRTGSGYREYSGDDIRRIFHIESLRSLGLSLREIGRALDDPGFEPSSLVDDLIGQTRERIAAETELLTRLRRIHAADPVGWEDVLQVVALLQALESKSADARQRAALSSVGEVSVPVEALVEAALSETEPNVAGALRWALARSGDDGTALLAEGLGSPVAAVRERAVRSLAEMPGGEATEWLRDALANADVVVRGYAALALGTRGVAEAAPTLIDMIVEGRNDTDAADALSMLASDTATADQIASRLVDRLAQDTTEAPARGRLTQALADVPGTRASHALVELSQDGDRAVALTAAYLLHLRDAR, encoded by the coding sequence GTGTTGATCGGTGAGGTGGCGCGACGGTCCGGAGTCAGTGCCCGTATGCTCCGGCATTATGAGTCGCTCGGTCTGGTGCGTCCTTCGGGTCGCACCGGCTCCGGATATCGGGAGTACTCCGGGGACGACATCCGCCGGATCTTCCATATCGAGAGCCTGCGGTCGCTGGGGCTTTCGCTGCGCGAGATCGGACGGGCGCTCGACGATCCTGGTTTCGAGCCCTCGTCGCTCGTCGACGACCTCATCGGTCAGACGCGCGAACGCATCGCGGCGGAGACCGAGTTGCTCACGCGGCTGCGCAGGATCCATGCCGCGGACCCCGTCGGCTGGGAGGACGTCCTCCAGGTCGTCGCACTCCTCCAGGCGCTGGAGTCGAAAAGCGCCGACGCGCGCCAGCGCGCGGCCCTCTCGTCGGTCGGCGAGGTCTCGGTGCCGGTAGAGGCCCTGGTCGAGGCAGCACTGAGCGAGACGGAACCGAACGTCGCCGGGGCCCTTCGATGGGCGCTGGCACGATCGGGCGACGACGGCACGGCGCTGCTGGCGGAGGGCCTCGGCTCGCCCGTGGCCGCGGTGCGGGAACGTGCCGTTCGGTCCCTCGCCGAGATGCCGGGTGGTGAAGCCACCGAGTGGCTGCGGGATGCCCTCGCGAACGCCGACGTCGTGGTCCGCGGGTACGCGGCTCTGGCGCTCGGGACACGGGGTGTGGCCGAAGCGGCCCCGACACTCATCGACATGATCGTGGAGGGAAGGAACGACACCGACGCGGCCGATGCGCTGAGCATGCTGGCGAGCGACACCGCGACGGCGGATCAGATCGCGAGCAGGCTCGTCGACCGCCTCGCCCAAGACACCACCGAAGCGCCCGCACGCGGGCGGCTGACCCAGGCGCTGGCGGACGTCCCGGGGACAAGGGCGTCGCATGCCCTCGTGGAGCTGTCGCAGGACGGGGACCGTGCCGTCGCGCTGACCGCGGCGTACCTGCTTCACCTACGCGACGCACGGTGA
- a CDS encoding ABC transporter ATP-binding protein, translating into MGSTAPRKSPPGKGPVVLALRYYTRELTRRRRLTAPALLLPAVGNIGINYVAPLIVAKLVGRIAEHPATTVDSTLPYVLGFAGVLLLSEAFWRIGLHCLNRLDARGIEHLYVIGLDELFAKDAAFFHDNFAGSLTKRTLSFASRFEEFVDTLTFSVVGRFVPLAFGAVVLWRYAPLLVVGLLTMIALTAVCVVPLIRRRQSLVRRREEAIARVSGHVSDSLMNMDTVRAFAAEEREAAEHRSRVAESRRLTLRSWDYGNLRIDTLVAPMSVLTNVLGLLLAVALGGGELGVEAVVVAFTYYTNATRIMFEFNQIYRRLESSMTEAAQFTELLLTSPTVLDPPSPEPLRTHAADVRFERVCFAHAGARPLFEGLDLAVANGSKIGLVGRSGGGKTTLTRLLLRMTDVDAGRILIGGQDISRLRQADLRSTIAYVPQDPAMFHRTLRDNIAFARPDATDTEIRRAAEAAHVTEFSDSLPDGFDTIVGERGVKLSGGQRQRVALARAILRDAPILLLDEATSALDSESELLVQEALWRLMDGRTALVVAHRLSTVAKMDRLVVIDHGRVVEQGTHRELLATDGAYAKLWQHQSGGFLDDSPPPSARWSG; encoded by the coding sequence ATGGGATCGACCGCACCACGCAAGTCCCCACCGGGCAAGGGCCCGGTCGTACTCGCACTGCGCTATTACACCCGGGAACTGACCCGGCGGCGCCGGCTGACGGCGCCCGCGCTGCTGCTTCCCGCCGTCGGCAACATCGGTATCAACTACGTCGCTCCACTCATTGTCGCCAAACTCGTCGGCCGGATCGCCGAGCACCCCGCAACCACCGTCGACTCCACGCTGCCGTACGTCCTCGGCTTCGCCGGTGTCCTGTTGCTCTCGGAGGCGTTCTGGCGCATCGGGCTGCACTGTCTCAACCGGCTCGACGCCCGCGGCATCGAGCACCTGTACGTGATCGGCTTGGACGAACTCTTCGCCAAGGACGCCGCCTTCTTCCACGACAACTTCGCCGGATCGCTGACCAAGCGGACCCTCAGCTTCGCCTCTCGCTTCGAGGAGTTCGTCGACACACTGACCTTCTCGGTCGTGGGACGGTTCGTCCCGCTCGCCTTCGGCGCGGTGGTGCTGTGGCGCTACGCACCCCTTCTCGTCGTCGGGCTCCTCACGATGATCGCCTTGACCGCGGTGTGCGTCGTCCCCTTGATCCGTCGCCGTCAATCGCTCGTCCGCCGGCGCGAGGAGGCGATCGCCCGGGTGTCGGGGCACGTATCCGACAGTCTGATGAACATGGACACGGTCAGGGCGTTCGCCGCCGAGGAGCGGGAGGCCGCCGAACACCGGTCCCGCGTCGCGGAGTCACGGCGCCTCACCCTGAGATCGTGGGACTACGGCAACCTGCGCATCGACACCCTGGTCGCGCCGATGTCCGTGCTGACCAACGTCCTGGGCCTGCTGCTGGCTGTGGCACTGGGCGGAGGTGAACTCGGCGTGGAGGCGGTCGTCGTCGCCTTCACGTACTACACCAACGCCACGCGGATCATGTTCGAGTTCAATCAGATCTACCGGCGCCTGGAGAGTTCGATGACCGAGGCCGCGCAGTTCACCGAACTGCTGCTCACCTCGCCGACCGTGCTCGACCCGCCCTCGCCGGAACCCCTCCGCACCCATGCCGCTGACGTCCGCTTCGAGCGGGTCTGCTTCGCCCACGCGGGCGCGCGCCCCCTCTTCGAGGGACTGGATCTTGCGGTGGCCAACGGATCGAAGATCGGACTCGTCGGCCGGTCCGGCGGCGGCAAGACCACGCTCACCCGTCTGCTGCTGCGGATGACGGACGTCGACGCCGGCCGCATCCTGATCGGCGGGCAGGACATCAGCAGACTCCGCCAGGCCGACCTGCGCAGCACCATCGCCTATGTGCCGCAGGATCCGGCCATGTTCCACCGCACACTGCGGGACAACATCGCCTTCGCCCGGCCGGACGCCACCGACACCGAGATCCGGCGCGCGGCCGAGGCGGCACACGTCACCGAGTTCAGCGACTCGCTGCCGGACGGATTCGACACCATCGTCGGCGAGCGCGGAGTCAAGCTGTCCGGCGGGCAGCGCCAGCGGGTGGCTCTCGCCCGCGCGATCCTGCGTGACGCGCCGATCCTGCTGCTCGATGAGGCGACCAGCGCCCTGGACTCGGAGAGTGAACTCCTCGTCCAGGAGGCCTTGTGGCGGCTGATGGACGGCAGGACGGCGCTCGTGGTGGCGCACCGGCTGAGTACGGTCGCCAAGATGGACAGGCTCGTCGTCATCGACCATGGACGGGTCGTCGAACAGGGCACCCACCGGGAACTGCTCGCTACGGACGGCGCCTACGCGAAGTTGTGGCAGCACCAGTCCGGCGGCTTCCTCGACGACAGCCCGCCCCCGAGTGCCAGGTGGTCCGGCTGA
- a CDS encoding aromatic acid exporter family protein, with protein sequence MQDSIVLPGYPLAKAAGSARHLTDRLRGKRSSQAVYGVKTLAATILTWGAVAPWSPGGHPYLAVTTALLAVNASTVYRSVTQAAQNMVARVAGLVLALVTARLLGPTAGGVVAIVVVAVLAGPRRSTDDRVQIASTALIALAASAADPVGSLVSPVLQTLVGAAVGVAVNALVLPPLYLDESDAAVRGLAHDMGSLLRDMGSGLAQRHLTVKAHTWLHEARHLEERFTSAEEEVQRADESLRWNTRCAAHARCEDLTYAEAFGALRGVSLQVRGIARTLADNAHNDHADHHLGQQFLDRYAETLRLAGDAVQGFAGPRAAAGAPDTAPRGELREAIDEAQDWHDAMTDLIGRGTLVKPGAWYVYGSLMTDVERLLADLDHVGAH encoded by the coding sequence ATGCAGGATTCCATTGTCTTGCCGGGGTACCCCCTGGCCAAGGCGGCGGGGTCGGCACGTCACCTCACGGACCGGTTGCGCGGTAAGCGAAGCAGCCAGGCGGTGTACGGCGTCAAGACCCTGGCCGCGACCATACTCACCTGGGGTGCGGTAGCGCCGTGGTCCCCCGGGGGGCATCCCTACCTGGCCGTCACGACCGCTCTGCTCGCGGTGAACGCCTCCACGGTGTACCGATCCGTGACGCAGGCGGCTCAGAACATGGTCGCGAGGGTCGCCGGGCTCGTCCTCGCCCTGGTGACCGCCCGGCTGCTGGGACCGACCGCGGGCGGCGTCGTGGCCATCGTCGTCGTCGCGGTCCTGGCGGGCCCCCGCCGTTCCACGGACGACCGTGTGCAGATCGCCTCCACCGCGCTCATCGCACTCGCCGCCAGTGCGGCCGACCCAGTGGGCAGCCTCGTGTCCCCTGTGCTCCAGACCCTCGTCGGCGCGGCCGTCGGCGTCGCCGTGAACGCCCTCGTCCTGCCTCCGCTCTACCTGGACGAGTCCGACGCCGCCGTGCGCGGCTTGGCCCACGACATGGGAAGCCTGCTGCGTGACATGGGTTCCGGTCTGGCCCAGCGACACCTCACCGTCAAGGCCCACACCTGGCTGCACGAAGCGCGCCACCTGGAGGAACGCTTCACCAGCGCGGAGGAGGAGGTGCAGCGGGCGGACGAGAGTCTGCGCTGGAACACTCGGTGCGCCGCGCATGCCCGATGCGAGGACCTGACGTACGCCGAGGCGTTCGGTGCCCTGCGCGGGGTGTCGCTCCAGGTCCGGGGGATCGCGCGGACCCTGGCGGACAATGCCCACAACGATCACGCCGACCACCACCTGGGGCAGCAGTTCCTCGACCGGTACGCGGAGACCCTGCGGTTGGCCGGAGACGCCGTCCAGGGATTCGCCGGGCCGCGTGCGGCCGCCGGCGCGCCGGACACGGCTCCCCGCGGGGAGCTCCGCGAGGCGATCGACGAAGCGCAGGACTGGCACGACGCCATGACCGACCTGATCGGCCGGGGCACCCTCGTCAAGCCGGGTGCGTGGTACGTCTACGGCTCCCTCATGACCGACGTGGAACGGCTGCTCGCCGACCTGGACCACGTCGGCGCGCACTGA
- a CDS encoding histidine kinase gives MAVSIGSRPGHGLRSRSFDVAVALGLFVLSVVAASIIPREHRFDLRWPAVLLAAVGCFALPWRRRYPFGVAALAVSCGAAFQVLGFRESPLVTSPVIVSVYSVAALTDRRTAWGVAAASAAVLVGAEVVYEPGSWLQPGNVAMLAWTALPAAVGDGVRSRRAHIAAVEERAAHAERTREQEARQRVAAERVRIARELHDIVAHNIALINAQAGVAAHVGKDRPDQILAALTDIQKASRSALDELRATVSLLRQCDDADAPRDPIPGLAQLPALLASFERVGLYVLCTRNGSAHPLTPAVDLAAYRIVQEALTNVRKHGSADKARLHLGFGRLCLTITVEDDGCAIPPHGPQQGTGHGLIGMRERTASVGGNLSAQPRPEGGFTVIAELPLRSATVEGGATADALPEGRT, from the coding sequence ATGGCGGTGAGCATCGGTAGCAGGCCAGGTCATGGCCTCCGCAGCAGGTCCTTCGACGTGGCAGTGGCGTTGGGGCTGTTCGTGCTGTCCGTCGTGGCCGCCTCCATCATTCCGCGCGAGCACCGCTTCGACCTGAGATGGCCCGCTGTCCTGCTCGCGGCGGTGGGCTGCTTCGCGCTGCCGTGGCGCCGCCGGTACCCCTTTGGCGTAGCGGCTTTGGCGGTCAGCTGCGGGGCGGCGTTCCAGGTGCTCGGGTTCCGCGAGAGTCCGCTGGTGACGAGCCCGGTCATCGTGTCGGTCTACTCGGTGGCCGCGTTGACCGACCGTCGTACCGCCTGGGGCGTTGCGGCGGCTTCGGCTGCCGTACTGGTCGGGGCCGAGGTGGTGTACGAGCCGGGTTCCTGGCTGCAGCCGGGCAACGTCGCGATGCTGGCATGGACGGCGCTGCCGGCGGCGGTGGGGGACGGGGTGCGCTCGCGCCGTGCCCATATCGCGGCCGTGGAGGAACGCGCGGCACACGCGGAGCGGACCCGTGAACAGGAGGCACGGCAGCGAGTGGCGGCCGAGCGCGTCCGGATCGCCCGTGAGCTGCACGACATCGTCGCCCACAACATTGCCTTGATCAACGCTCAGGCCGGCGTCGCGGCCCATGTGGGGAAGGATCGGCCCGACCAGATCCTCGCCGCTCTCACGGACATCCAGAAAGCGAGCCGGTCTGCGCTGGACGAGCTGCGCGCGACCGTGAGCCTGCTACGCCAGTGCGACGATGCCGATGCACCGCGCGATCCGATTCCGGGCCTGGCGCAGCTGCCGGCTCTCCTGGCCTCGTTCGAACGCGTCGGGCTCTACGTCCTGTGCACCCGGAACGGATCCGCCCATCCGCTGACGCCCGCGGTCGATCTGGCCGCCTACCGCATCGTCCAGGAGGCCCTGACCAATGTGCGCAAGCACGGCAGTGCGGACAAGGCCCGGCTGCACCTGGGCTTCGGACGGCTCTGCCTGACGATCACTGTCGAGGACGACGGCTGCGCGATCCCCCCGCACGGGCCGCAGCAGGGAACCGGCCATGGACTGATCGGCATGCGGGAGCGGACGGCCAGCGTGGGCGGGAACCTCAGCGCGCAACCGCGGCCTGAGGGCGGATTCACCGTGATCGCTGAACTTCCCCTGCGTTCTGCCACGGTCGAGGGCGGTGCGACGGCGGACGCACTGCCGGAGGGCCGGACATGA
- a CDS encoding amidohydrolase family protein, translated as MISPDLSTSASADDDARTSRVDVHHHFTAPAWLDWAEAQGLVRRDRLPWWTRWDLDSALALMDRTGIRTTVMTVAMLGRIQERGKREESARVALQAAAKIAADHPTRFSFFTPVFLDDLDLSSWSVKYGLDDLGAVGVSTRTSADGVYLGAPSHDRLLAELNDRSAVISTHPMDVPGGHADGAGVPGLPPFMCDFLMDTTRAAINLILNGTLDRYPNLTFVLPHGGGFLPHVATRLELFSNHLTPEIEPSRVRDYLHRFYYDTAGPMSPSWTPTLMATVDPARILYGTDWPPPPPTSSPTSRHRPLTATRPSPATSSAASTGTTRCA; from the coding sequence ATGATATCTCCCGACCTTTCGACGTCCGCTTCGGCCGACGACGACGCCCGCACCTCCCGCGTGGACGTCCACCACCACTTCACCGCGCCCGCCTGGCTCGACTGGGCCGAGGCGCAGGGCCTGGTCCGGCGCGACAGGCTGCCCTGGTGGACCCGCTGGGACCTCGACTCCGCGCTCGCCCTCATGGACCGTACGGGGATCCGCACCACCGTCATGACCGTCGCCATGCTCGGCCGCATCCAGGAGCGCGGCAAGCGCGAGGAGAGCGCACGGGTCGCGCTGCAGGCGGCGGCGAAAATCGCCGCGGACCATCCCACCCGCTTCTCCTTCTTCACACCGGTCTTCCTCGACGACCTCGACCTGTCGAGCTGGTCGGTGAAGTACGGCCTCGACGACCTCGGCGCCGTCGGAGTGAGCACCCGCACCAGCGCGGACGGTGTCTATCTCGGCGCCCCGTCCCACGACCGTCTCCTCGCCGAGCTGAACGACCGCTCCGCGGTCATCAGCACGCACCCGATGGACGTACCCGGTGGCCACGCCGACGGGGCGGGTGTCCCGGGCCTGCCGCCGTTCATGTGCGACTTCCTCATGGACACGACTCGCGCGGCGATCAACCTCATCCTCAACGGCACCCTGGACCGCTACCCCAACCTCACCTTCGTCCTCCCGCACGGCGGCGGCTTCCTCCCCCATGTGGCGACCCGCCTGGAGCTCTTCAGCAACCACCTCACCCCCGAGATCGAACCGTCCCGGGTACGCGACTACCTGCACCGCTTCTACTACGACACGGCGGGCCCCATGTCGCCGTCCTGGACCCCCACCCTCATGGCCACGGTCGACCCCGCCCGGATCCTCTACGGCACAGACTGGCCCCCACCCCCGCCCACATCGTCTCCGACATCGCGGCACCGGCCCTTGACAGCGACCCGGCCATCGCCGGCCACCAGCTCCGCGGCATCAACCGGGACAACGCGCTGCGCCTGA
- a CDS encoding FAD-dependent monooxygenase → MSRRAVESVPVLVVGGSLVGLSTSVFLGRLGVEHLLVERRAATSTHPRGRGNNLRTMELFRTAGVEPDIRAAAGALAGNDGVLQVSTLSGGDGRWIVKAIDKGPSLSRITSSGWCLCSQNDLEPVLLRHARSLGGDIRFGTELVDFTQDAEGVHAEVRDRDSGETRIVHARYLVAADGPRSPVRERLGITQSGPGALFHNVSVTFRSKKLQDVVGGRRFVVCYLTDSAGEGALLPVDNREQWVFHAPWAPDRGETLDDFTDERILAHIRAAAGVPDIDVEVTGKAPWHAANRVADSYGEGRVFLAGDSAHEMPPTGAFGSNTGIQDAHNLAWKIAAALRGWAGPGLLDTYQTERRPVAFATTARALFQAREEQHPGYTPEKKRPDDPADALTVALCYRYPSGAVVGAEPDAPIVPELFQLGGAPGSRAPHLWVTTREGRRISTLDLYERSFVVLTGPGGEAWLTAARAVTASLGIPVEGYVVGADHDLVPEDGADWAALHGTAESGAVLVRPDGFVAWRAPRLVPDPERALTDTLMTVLRREAPSNTATETVAEQPLATASDVRV, encoded by the coding sequence ATGAGCAGACGAGCCGTGGAATCGGTACCAGTTCTGGTGGTGGGCGGCTCACTGGTGGGCCTGTCCACGTCAGTCTTTCTCGGTCGCCTCGGCGTCGAGCACCTTCTCGTCGAGCGTCGCGCTGCGACGTCCACCCACCCCCGCGGCCGTGGGAACAACCTGCGCACCATGGAGCTGTTCCGGACCGCCGGCGTCGAGCCGGACATCCGCGCCGCGGCGGGCGCCCTGGCCGGAAACGACGGCGTCCTCCAGGTGAGCACGCTCTCCGGCGGCGACGGCCGGTGGATCGTCAAGGCCATCGACAAGGGTCCGTCCCTGTCGCGGATCACCTCCTCCGGCTGGTGCCTCTGCAGTCAGAACGACCTCGAGCCCGTCCTCCTGCGCCACGCCCGCTCCCTCGGCGGCGACATCCGCTTCGGCACCGAGCTGGTCGACTTCACCCAGGACGCCGAAGGGGTGCACGCGGAGGTAAGGGACCGTGACAGCGGCGAGACACGCATCGTGCACGCCCGGTACCTCGTGGCCGCCGACGGTCCCCGCAGCCCGGTGCGCGAGCGGCTGGGCATCACCCAGTCGGGACCGGGCGCGCTGTTCCACAACGTGAGCGTCACGTTCCGCAGCAAGAAGCTGCAGGACGTCGTCGGCGGCAGGCGCTTCGTCGTCTGCTATCTCACCGATTCCGCCGGAGAGGGTGCCCTGCTGCCGGTGGACAACCGCGAGCAGTGGGTCTTCCACGCCCCCTGGGCCCCGGACCGGGGCGAGACGCTGGACGACTTCACCGACGAGCGCATCCTCGCCCACATCCGCGCCGCGGCCGGCGTCCCCGACATCGACGTCGAGGTCACCGGCAAGGCTCCCTGGCACGCGGCGAACCGGGTGGCCGACAGCTATGGGGAGGGCCGGGTCTTCCTGGCCGGTGACTCGGCGCACGAGATGCCCCCCACCGGGGCTTTCGGCTCCAACACCGGTATCCAGGACGCCCACAACCTCGCCTGGAAGATCGCGGCCGCCCTGCGCGGCTGGGCCGGACCGGGGCTGCTCGACACCTACCAGACGGAACGTCGGCCGGTCGCGTTCGCGACGACCGCCCGCGCACTGTTCCAGGCCCGCGAGGAACAGCACCCGGGCTACACCCCGGAGAAGAAGCGCCCGGACGATCCGGCCGACGCGTTGACGGTGGCCCTGTGCTATCGCTACCCGTCGGGCGCCGTGGTCGGCGCCGAACCGGACGCCCCGATCGTGCCCGAGCTGTTCCAGTTGGGCGGCGCCCCCGGGAGCCGTGCCCCCCACCTGTGGGTGACCACCCGGGAGGGCCGGCGGATCTCCACCCTGGACCTCTACGAACGGTCCTTCGTCGTCCTCACGGGCCCCGGAGGCGAGGCCTGGCTCACTGCGGCCCGTGCTGTCACCGCAAGCCTGGGCATCCCCGTGGAGGGCTACGTCGTCGGCGCGGACCACGACCTGGTCCCCGAGGACGGGGCCGACTGGGCGGCGCTGCACGGCACCGCAGAGTCCGGTGCCGTCCTGGTCCGCCCCGACGGCTTCGTGGCCTGGCGGGCACCCAGGCTCGTACCGGACCCGGAACGGGCCCTCACGGACACCCTGATGACGGTGCTTCGCCGTGAGGCGCCCTCGAACACCGCGACTGAGACCGTGGCGGAGCAGCCGCTGGCGACGGCATCCGACGTGCGCGTCTGA
- a CDS encoding cytochrome P450, whose protein sequence is MTQTPLQTEAGSADPAAAASRCTPEFRANPHPVYAELRKTAPVCPLQPPHGVETYLITRYDDARAALADPRLSKDMYGALDAYHRIFGDSSIALDDNMLFSDPPKHTRLRRIVQGAFTTRRVELLRPRLQQVAEELLDRCPTDASIDLLTNFAFPLPLQVICELLGVPEGERERAHQWATTVAKTGFGPEGKKALAEAEGKLRDFLVDLVARKRSTPGDDLMSALITAQDQDGALTDHELVSTAWVLFFAGHKTSAYLIGNAVYHLLSKPDQQRAALASPESLKLAIEEMLRFEGSVESSTFRHATEDIPMRGVVIPKGALVQIAITSANRDPEVYAEPDRLDVTRTAGQAHLSFGHGPHYCIGAPLARLEMQIALTTLFRRYPEVTLAVPPHEVRWLTVPFPAFRGLTELPVVLDPERIAD, encoded by the coding sequence ATGACGCAAACACCCCTGCAGACCGAAGCCGGATCCGCGGACCCCGCCGCCGCCGCCTCCCGATGCACCCCCGAATTCCGGGCCAATCCGCACCCCGTGTACGCGGAGTTGAGGAAGACCGCCCCGGTGTGCCCGCTGCAGCCGCCGCACGGCGTGGAAACCTATCTGATCACCCGTTACGACGACGCGCGCGCGGCGCTGGCCGACCCCCGGCTGAGCAAGGACATGTACGGGGCCCTCGACGCGTACCACCGCATCTTCGGCGACTCCTCCATCGCGCTCGACGACAACATGCTGTTCTCCGACCCGCCGAAGCACACCCGGCTCCGGAGGATCGTGCAGGGCGCCTTCACCACGCGCCGCGTGGAGTTGCTGCGCCCTCGTCTGCAGCAGGTCGCCGAAGAGCTGTTGGACCGCTGTCCGACCGACGCGTCCATCGACCTGCTCACGAACTTCGCGTTCCCGCTGCCGCTCCAGGTCATCTGCGAACTCCTCGGCGTGCCGGAGGGCGAGCGCGAGCGTGCCCACCAGTGGGCGACGACCGTGGCCAAGACCGGATTCGGCCCGGAGGGGAAGAAGGCGCTGGCGGAGGCCGAGGGAAAGCTGCGCGACTTCCTGGTCGACCTCGTGGCGCGCAAGCGCAGCACGCCCGGCGACGACCTGATGAGCGCGCTCATCACGGCTCAGGACCAGGACGGCGCTCTGACGGACCATGAGCTGGTCTCGACGGCGTGGGTCCTGTTCTTCGCGGGTCACAAGACCAGCGCGTACCTCATCGGCAACGCCGTGTACCACCTGCTCTCGAAGCCGGACCAGCAGCGCGCGGCCCTCGCGAGCCCCGAGTCCCTGAAGCTGGCCATCGAGGAGATGCTGCGGTTCGAGGGGTCGGTGGAGAGCTCCACCTTCCGCCACGCCACCGAGGACATCCCGATGCGCGGAGTGGTGATCCCCAAGGGGGCCCTCGTCCAGATCGCCATCACCTCCGCGAACCGCGACCCGGAGGTGTACGCCGAGCCCGACCGGCTCGACGTCACGCGCACCGCTGGCCAGGCCCACCTGTCCTTCGGTCACGGCCCCCACTACTGCATCGGGGCGCCGCTGGCCCGCCTGGAGATGCAGATCGCGCTCACCACGCTGTTCCGCCGGTATCCCGAGGTCACCCTGGCCGTGCCCCCGCACGAGGTGCGCTGGCTGACCGTGCCCTTCCCGGCGTTCCGCGGACTCACCGAGCTGCCCGTGGTCCTCGACCCGGAGCGCATCGCCGACTGA
- a CDS encoding family 2B encapsulin nanocompartment shell protein, which yields MTVETSPEAGLEPRRQSSLGTAAARNLATTTKSAPQMQEITSRWLLRMLPWVETKGGTYRVNRRLSYHVGDGHVEFVQDGAHVHVIPRQLGELALFRGFEDVEVLTAIADRCVQRDFRAGEVLVRRGTPAEQIHLIARGRMSQTSVGKYGDEVTVAVLADGGHFGENALVDTDARWDSTVTAQTAGTLLTLSRSDFAAVLSSAPGLRNHLQHLDALALRRQNHHGEAEIAMSAGHTGEAEVPSTFVDYELHPREYELSVVQTILRVHSRIADLYNGPMNQTEEQLRLTVEALRERQEHELINNREFGLLHNAAFKQRIRSHSGPPTPDDLDNLLCRRRGTKFFLAHPRTIAAIGREFNAYGLYPEHVDLGGQQVPGWRGVPILPCNKIPISEDNTSSILALRTGEDNQGVIGLRQTGLAEEYEPGLSVRFMGINEQAILSYLVTTYFSAAILLPDALGVLEDVQIARSRH from the coding sequence ATGACCGTTGAGACCAGCCCGGAAGCAGGGCTGGAGCCGCGTCGGCAGTCCAGCCTGGGCACCGCGGCCGCCCGCAACCTCGCCACCACGACCAAGTCCGCCCCGCAGATGCAGGAGATCACCTCGCGGTGGCTGTTGCGGATGCTCCCCTGGGTGGAGACCAAGGGCGGCACCTACCGGGTGAACCGCCGGCTGAGCTACCACGTCGGCGACGGACACGTCGAGTTCGTCCAGGACGGTGCCCACGTCCATGTGATTCCCCGCCAACTCGGTGAGCTGGCCCTGTTCCGCGGCTTCGAAGACGTCGAGGTGCTGACGGCGATCGCCGACCGGTGCGTCCAACGCGACTTCCGAGCGGGCGAGGTACTGGTCCGTCGTGGCACCCCCGCCGAGCAGATCCACCTGATCGCCCGCGGCCGGATGAGTCAGACGTCCGTCGGCAAGTACGGGGACGAGGTGACGGTCGCCGTGCTCGCCGACGGCGGCCACTTCGGCGAGAACGCCCTCGTGGACACCGACGCGAGGTGGGACTCCACCGTCACCGCTCAGACCGCGGGTACCCTGCTGACCCTGTCCCGCTCCGACTTCGCGGCCGTGTTGTCCTCGGCCCCCGGCCTGCGGAACCATCTGCAGCATCTCGACGCGCTGGCCCTCCGGCGGCAGAACCACCACGGCGAGGCCGAGATCGCCATGTCCGCCGGTCACACCGGCGAAGCCGAGGTGCCGAGTACCTTCGTCGACTACGAACTCCATCCGCGGGAGTACGAACTCTCCGTCGTGCAGACGATCCTGCGTGTCCACTCAAGGATCGCCGATCTCTACAACGGTCCGATGAACCAGACGGAGGAACAACTCCGGCTCACCGTCGAAGCGTTGCGGGAGCGCCAGGAGCACGAGCTGATCAACAACCGCGAGTTCGGCCTGCTCCACAACGCCGCCTTCAAGCAGCGGATCCGGAGCCACTCCGGGCCGCCCACGCCGGACGACCTCGACAATCTGCTCTGCCGGCGCCGCGGCACCAAGTTCTTCCTCGCCCACCCCAGGACGATCGCGGCGATCGGCCGCGAGTTCAACGCCTACGGGCTCTACCCGGAGCATGTCGACCTCGGCGGCCAGCAGGTCCCGGGGTGGCGCGGGGTCCCCATCCTGCCCTGCAACAAGATCCCCATCAGCGAGGACAACACCAGCTCGATCCTCGCCCTGCGGACCGGGGAGGACAACCAGGGCGTCATCGGCCTGCGTCAGACCGGCCTGGCGGAGGAGTACGAGCCGGGGCTGTCGGTGCGCTTCATGGGCATCAACGAGCAGGCGATCCTCTCGTACCTGGTCACCACGTACTTCTCCGCCGCGATCCTGCTGCCCGACGCGCTGGGCGTGCTGGAGGACGTGCAGATCGCCCGTAGCCGCCATTAG